From Nicotiana tabacum cultivar K326 chromosome 22, ASM71507v2, whole genome shotgun sequence, one genomic window encodes:
- the LOC142175718 gene encoding uncharacterized protein LOC142175718, translating to MPAYENFLKEILSSKMKLEKTKVVKLNSHCSAILQNKIPKKCGNPGSFTIPCSLGSEYFDKDLCDSGASITFMPLSVFKKLEVELGVIKYMPVSLQLADQTTIIPEGIIEDILVRLDKFVFLVDFIVVDMEENKEVPLILGRPFLCTGRAILDIYEGQLMLRVGNKKVVFQMKRMMKYPCDEASAYACLKLDMVGELAE from the coding sequence ATGCCAGCCTATGAAAACTTCCTGAAGGAAATCCTCTCAAGCAAAATGAAACTCGAGAAAACGAAAGTGGTCAAACTCAATTCCCACTGCAGCGCCATTCTACAGAACAAAATTCCCAAAAAGTGTGGGAATCCTGGCAGTTTCACTATACCTTGCTCATTGGGTAGCGAATATTTTGACAAAGACTTGTGCGATTCAGGTGCATCCATTACCTTTATGCCATTATCGGTGTTCAAGAAATTGGAAGTAGAGCTAGGAGTGATCAAATATATGCCAGTATCCTTGCAACTGGCTGATCAAACCACGATCATACCTGAGGGCATAATTGAGGACATACTGGTAAGGTTAGACAAATTTGTTTTCCTAGTAGACTTCATCGTGGTAGATATGGAAGAGAATAAGGAAGTGCCTCTAATCCTGGGGAGACCATTCCTTTGCACTGGCCGGGCTATTCTTGATATATATGAGGGGCAACTCATGCTACGAGTGGGAAACAAAAAAGTGGTGTTTCAAATGAAGAGAATGATGAAATACCCATGTGATGAGGCATCTGCCTATGCTTGTCTCAAACTAGATATGGTGGGAGAgttagctgaataa